The genomic segment AATAGGGGAGGGGGGAAAAGGGGGACACCTTCTGCTCTGAGCAGGTTAGATTTTGCTTCCTTCCTCTCATGGATGACGTGACGTTGACAGCCGCTAAAGACAGTCTCGAGGATGACTATAAACAAATAAACGATGGAGAAATGACGTGGGTTCTTCGCTATTCTCTGGACTGTAGAAAGGGTGCAGGATTGGGGTGGGAGGGGGTCCATTTCCATTGAATCTTGAAAACAAAAGGATTGAAAATTGGGGTAAGTTTTTCAACGAGAGATATTCCGAGTATCCTTCCCAAAAGATGAAACAAGTCCCTTTTGACGTTTACAGCATTTGCTATAACATTTCCAAATGCATGCCAGCTGTTCAGTTTCTTCCAAGGTGAGGCCTTGACTCTTGAGAACTGGTTAGGAACGAACCTAACGGCTTAAAGTTGGTCGGCGACTTGTAAACAAGACTTTTAACAGTTTCAATCGTCCCGCCAAATCCGAAATGTGTTCATCGTGTGGGCCACTAGCCAAAACACGAACGACTCAAGCGCACATCTTGCTTGACGTTTTTCTCGGTTCTCAAACAAGAGAGCATCCATGGCAACTGATTTCCTTCATTTCTTTCTGAATTGGGCAACTTTTTCTAGTTACGTTTCTGATCGAATTCTTACCGTACATTTGGTTCGTGAAATAGatagaaatgaaataaaattactattatataaaaatagaataaaataattattattttatttgatattatgaatgaaatagagtaaaaattattattatgacttattaaagtatttgattggtaaaaatatgattagaataagaaagaaataggtggtaaaaaaacaaaaatacccttgatcatattaataattattttcataaaaaaataaaattatctttattatcttttaaatacacatttatctcaaaagataattatctatcataattatattttttcttaattattaaaaataattataattcagtcacatatttttataaaatagataattatttaaaaatataattttattatattatattttatccatcataatcaattaaattatgtgtatagatgtttttttttagtcAATTCTTCACATATTATGAATCATTTACACTTGTGTttagaaaaatattgaaaaaaaatatttagaaaaaaaataaaaaaacaagtagaaatagaaaatcatgttttcagatatattaaatagaaaatcatatatttgaaaatagaaagatggccttcaattttttcctaacaaaaaatgtaaattatgtcttttgatatatt from the Theobroma cacao cultivar B97-61/B2 chromosome 8, Criollo_cocoa_genome_V2, whole genome shotgun sequence genome contains:
- the LOC18591711 gene encoding uncharacterized protein LOC18591711 isoform X3, with protein sequence MEMDPLPPQSCTLSTVQRIAKNPRHFSIVYLFIVILETVFSGCQRHVIHERKEAKSNLLRAEGRRHKLDILYLDRAKQISESSSKGTQ